A genomic segment from Triticum dicoccoides isolate Atlit2015 ecotype Zavitan chromosome 1A, WEW_v2.0, whole genome shotgun sequence encodes:
- the LOC119342587 gene encoding protein RADIALIS-like 3 → MSSGSSSWSNSPSSNSEWSKKENKMFEEALAYYGVGAPNLCEKVASAMGGTKSTEEVRRHFQFLVDDVNSIEHGRIPFPKYKTQGFWT, encoded by the coding sequence ATGTCTTCTGGGTCGTCGTCTTGGAGCAACTCGCCGAGCTCAAACTCGGAGTGGAGCAAGAAGGAGAACAAGATGTTCGAGGAGGCGCTGGCCTACTACGGTGTGGGCGCCCCCAACCTTTGCGAGAAGGTGGCCAGCGCCATGGGGGGCACCAAGTCCACCGAGGAGGTGCGCCGCCACTTCCAGTTCCTCGTCGACGACGTCAACAGCATCGAGCACGGTCGCATCCCCTTCCCCAAGTACAAGACCCAAGGATTCTGGACCTAG
- the LOC119356156 gene encoding uncharacterized protein LOC119356156, with the protein MNCVSFNIPSNTSGQNRSFPVPPPVCGAAAAHRPHLLALLHISGQSAHFSGPPPHLLASTPSTSCPRLWQRSSAVAALLQDCSVVLGGCGNGADGARADQFNGGGSTGQRQQHGGRPLDWKEKVFVDSESEDNDGVSEDGEDAPSMHDQQEAQMQVEKETQIQVEKDAPPTDGNLETRRSVRLVKKKTKGVNSLYPLLRNLLASIFFLVFYDS; encoded by the exons ATGAACTGTGTGTCGTTCAATATCCCCTCGAACACTAGTGGTCAA AATCGCTCGTTTCCTGTCCCTCCTCCTGTGTGCGGCGCCGCCGCTGCGCACAGGCCACATCTCCTCGCCCTCCTCCACATCTCCGGCCAAAGCGCTCACTTCTCCGGCCCTCCTCCACATCTCCTCGCCTCCACCCCATCCACTTCCTGTCCAAGACTGTGGCAACGGAGCTCGGCGGTTGCGGCCCTTCTCCAAGACTGCAGCGTGGTGCTCGGCGGCTGCGGCAACGGAGCTGATGGAGCGCGAGCCGACCAGTTCAACGGAGGCGGTAGCACGGGGCAGCGGCAGCAGCATGGAGGGCGTCCGCTTGACTGGAAAG AGAAAGTATTTGTTGATAGTGAGAGTGAGGATAATGATGGGGTGAGTGAGGATGGGGAAGATGCTCCATCCATGCATGATCAGCAAGAGGCGCAAATGCAAGTGGAAAAAGAGACACAAATTCAAGTGGAAAAGGACGCACCACCAACAGATGGCAATTTGGAGACCCGTAGATCTGTACGGCTtgtgaagaagaagaccaagggcGTCAACAGCCTATACCCGCTGCTTAGAAATCTGCTGGCAAGTATCTTCTTTCTAGTGTTTTATGATTCATGA
- the LOC119342725 gene encoding protein RADIALIS-like 3, which produces MSSGSSSRSTSPSSDSEWSKKENKMFEEALAYYGEGAPNLWEKVASAMGGTKSAEEVRRHFQILIDDVNNIEYGRIPFPKYKTQGFWT; this is translated from the coding sequence ATGTCTTCTGGGTCATCGTCTCGGAGCACCTCGCCGAGCTCTGACTCGGAGTGGAGCAAGAAGGAGAACAAGATGTTTGAGGAGGCACTGGCCTACTACGGCGAGGGCGCCCCCAACCTCTGGGAGAAGGTAGCCAGCGCCATGGGGGGCACCAAGTCCGCCGAGGAGGTGCGCCGCCACTTCCAGATCCTCATCGATGACGTCAACAACATCGAGTACGGCCGCATCCCCTTCCCCAAGTACAAGACCCAAGGATTCTGGACCTGA
- the LOC119292525 gene encoding probable DNA-3-methyladenine glycosylase 2 yields the protein MAKTRSAATPRPSAYGTSTATARISFRSRKIVKTPPGKAKPLAVATVPPPAPPTPVLPALSAPGELAAALRHLAAADPLLSEVIASTDAPAFTSSPSLPAFHSLARSILYQQLATSAAAAIYARFLALLPSAADGAVSPAAVLALAAADLRAIGVSGRKAAYLHDLAARFEAGDLSESSVAAMGEDALLAQLTRVKGIGEWTVHMFMIFSLHRPDVLPSGDLGVRKGVQELYKLKALPKPEEMAALCERWRPYRSVGAWYMWRLLESKGAAVKKAKKGNASS from the coding sequence ATGGCCAAGACCAGGTCGGCGGCGACGCCCCGCCCCTCCGCCTACGGCACCTCCACCGCTACCGCCAGGATCTCCTTCCGCTCCCGCAAGATCGTCAAGACGCCACCAGGCAAAGCCaaacccctcgccgtagccactgtGCCGCCACCGGCGCCGCCCACTCCGGTGCTGCCCGCGCTGTCCGCCCCgggcgagctcgcggcggcgctgcGCCACCTCGCGGCCGCCGACCCGCTCCTCTCCGAGGTCATCGCCTCCACCGACGCGCCCGCCTTCACATCCTCCCCCTCCCTCCCCGCCTTCCACTCCCTCGCGCGCTCCATCCTCTACCAGCAgctcgccacctccgccgccgccgccatctacgCCCGCTTCCTCGCGCTCCTCCCCTCCGCCGCCGACGGCGCGGTGAGCCCCGCCGCCGtgctcgccctcgccgccgccgacctGCGCGCCATCGGCGTCTCCGGCCGCAAGGCCGCCTACCTCCACGACCTGGCCGCCAGGTTCGAGGCCGGGGACCTCTCCGAGTCCTCCGTCGCCGCCATGGGCGAGGACGCGCTCCTCGCCCAGCTCACCAGGGTGAAGGGCATCGGCGAGTGGACTGTCCACATGTTCATGATCTTCTCGCTGCACCGCCCCGATGTGCTGCCGTCCGGCGACCTTGGCGTGCGCAAGGGCGTGCAGGAGCTGTACAAGCTCAAGGCGCTGCCCAAGCCGGAGGAGATGGCCGCATTGTGCGAGCGCTGGCGCCCGTACCGGTCGGTCGGCGCCTGGTACATGTGGCGTCTCCTCGAGAGCAAGGGCGCCGCGGTGAAGAAGGCGAAGAAGGGCAATGCGAGCTCCTAG